A stretch of DNA from Thermanaerosceptrum fracticalcis:
TGCTGAGATTGAGGGAACAGCTAATTGCAGCTGAAGAGGACTGGTAGGCGGGTAAAAAGGGTTATTCCATTGAAGAAGTAGATGAGATGATGAAAAAAGCCATGGAGGCTGCCAATAAGTTGCGAAGGTAAACGGTATCATGTCATCATCTCTGAAAGAGCGGATGAAATGCTGGTGCAGCATGCCGCTTTTTAGCGCAGGTCAGCACCCAGGCTGCCGACAAGCTCAGGAGGGATGTCATTGGGGCAGCAAAATCTCTGCAGGAGTTTCCGGAACGCGGTTCCTGGCTTACAGATTTGCTGCTGCCCGCAAACAAATATAGAAAACTGCTTGTGGATAAGCGGTATTTGCTCATCTATCAAATCAAGGATGACACGGTTTATATCGACTATATACTGGATTGCCGCCAGGATTATGGCTGGCTGATTTAAATAAAATACAGCAATTTTCCAACGTCCGGGATATGGGCGTTCCTTAAATATTTATTATCCTGAAGCTTGGCTAAATATAGAGGGCATCTGCTTGGAATAGGCGGATGTCCTTTAGCTTATGCTCTTTTCATCAGCCCTTTTATACATTTTTAAAGAAAATGAAAAGTGAGGGTACCATAAAAAATGAGAAATCTACAATTCCAAAAATGAACCGGGTGGCTGGCGTTGAAAAAAAGAGTGAGCTAAAGGAATAGGAAAATTCTTGTCGAATAGTAACATACATAATTGGGCCAGATTAAGGTTGATAGGAGATTTGTTCTATTTCCCGGTATAGCTGAGATTTGAAGAATGTGGAGGTGAGAACGAAGTATGATACCACTCAAAGATACAATCCCTCATAGGGATAAGCCATTTGTAACCTGGTTGTTAATAACCATTAATATTTTTGTTTTTTTATTTCAGGTATTACTGCCTCCCGATATTTCAGAGTATTTTGTGTATAGCCTGGGGTTTGTGCCTCGCGATCTAACAACTCTTTGGAATTATGGTTTGAGACTGGAATTGGTGTTTTTTTTATGGCCTCTGATTACCAGTATGTTTCTTCATGGAAGCTGGATGCATCTTATCGGCAATATGTGAAGCTTATGGCTGTTTGGCGATAATGTGGAAGACCGGGTTGGGCATCTCCGTTTTTTTGTTTTCTATCTTTTGAGCGGAATCGTTGCATCTCTGACGCATTATGTTTTTAATATTCATTCTCCTGTCCCGACGATTGGAGCCTCAGGGGCTATTGCCGGAGTTATGGGCGCTTATTT
This window harbors:
- a CDS encoding type II toxin-antitoxin system RelE/ParE family toxin, with protein sequence MGAAKSLQEFPERGSWLTDLLLPANKYRKLLVDKRYLLIYQIKDDTVYIDYILDCRQDYGWLI